A region from the Arachis ipaensis cultivar K30076 chromosome B01, Araip1.1, whole genome shotgun sequence genome encodes:
- the LOC107633217 gene encoding pentatricopeptide repeat-containing protein At1g74630, protein MKNEEEEEVMNISEQRWVSLLSKCCTVRTTKQVHAQIYTTGFHDDPIVFGKFLLHCAVSVSDALHYARRLFHHFPNPDTFMYNTLIRALALSEIPHHAIHPFLQMRRHDTLIPDSFTFAFALKGLANCGDLRAGVQLHCQALRHCFHTHVFVGTTLISMYGECGDSCSARKVFEEMPDPNVVTWNAVVTACFRCGDICGAQGAFEQMPIRNLTSWNVMLAGYTKAGELELASRVYSEMTLKDGVSWSTMIVGFAHNGYFDEAFGFFREMLREGIRPNEVSLTGVLSACAQAGAFAFGKILHGCMEKAGFLHIVSVNNALIDTYSKCGNVAMARLVFENVPMARNIVTWTSMIAGLAMQGHGEEAIRLFHEMEDSGVRPDGITFISLLYACSHSGLVDQGCAYFSKMKNMYGIVPAVEHYGCMVDLYGRAAQLQKAYEFVCQMPISPNAIIWRTLLGACSIHGNIELAELVKARLAEMDPNNSGDHVLLSNVYAVAGKWKDVASIRRTMTERSMKKTPGWSMIEIDKVIYGFVAGEKPNEVTEEAHSKLREIMLRLRAEVGYAPQVRSVLHDIEEEEKEDSVSKHSEKLAAAFGIAKVPKGRVLRIVKNLRVCGDCHTYMKLISKVYEVEIIVRDRSRFHSFKDGFCSCRDYW, encoded by the exons ATGAA gaatgaagaagaagaagaagtgatgAATATCTCGGAACAGCGGTGGGTTTCATTGCTGAGCAAGTGCTGCACCGTGAGGACCACCAAGCAAGTCCACGCTCAAATCTACACAACCGGCTTCCACGACGACCCAATCGTCTTCGGGAAGTTTCTTCTCCACTGCGCAGTTTCCGTATCCGATGCTCTCCACTACGCTCGCCGTCTCTTCCACCACTTCCCTAACCCTGACACCTTCATGTACAACACCCTCATTCGCGCACTCGCTCTCTCAGAAATCCCTCACCATGCCATTCACCCCTTCCTCCAAATGCGCCGCCACGACACCCTTATTCCCGATAGCTTCACTTTCGCTTTTGCGCTCAAAGGACTCGCTAACTGCGGAGACCTCAGAGCTGGTGTTCAGTTGCATTGTCAAGCTCTACGTCATTGCTTTCATACCCATGTTTTTGTTGGGACGACATTGATTAGTATGTATGGCGAATGCGGTGATTCTTGCTCTGCAAGGAAGGTGTTCGAGGAAATGCCAGACCCAAATGTTGTAACTTGGAATGCTGTTGTCACTGCTTGTTTCAGGTGTGGGGATATCTGTGGCGCGCAAGGTGCGTTTGAACAGATGCCTATTAGGAATTTGACCTCTTGGAATGTGATGCTTGCTGGTTACACCAAAGCAGGGGAGCTTGAGTTGGCAAGTAGAGTTTATTCTGAGATGACTCTGAAGGATGGTGTTTCTTGGAGCACCATGATTGTTGGGTTTGCCCACAATGGTTATTTTGATGAAGCTTTTGGGTTTTTCAGGGAGATGCTGCGAGAGGGGATCAGGCCGAATGAGGTGAGCCTTACTGGGGTGTTGTCTGCTTGCGCTCAAGCCGGGGCGTTTGCGTTTGGGAAGATTTTACATGGGTGTATGGAGAAAGCTGGGTTTCTTCACATTGTTTCGGTGAATAATGCTCTCATAGATACCTACTCCAAATGTGGGAATGTGGCCATGGCTAGGTTAGTGTTTGAAAATGTGCCGATGGCGAGGAACATTGTGACATGGACGTCAATGATAGCAGGCCTTGCAATGCAGGGTCATGGAGAAGAGGCAATACGGCTTTTCCATGAGATGGAAGACTCTGGAGTTAGGCCAGATGGTATTACCTTCATCTCTCTTCTATATGCTTGTAGCCATAGCGGCTTGGTTGACCAAGGTTGTGCTTATTTTTCCAAGATGAAGAATATGTATGGTATTGTACCTGCTGTTGAGCATTATGGTTGTATGGTTGATCTGTATGGTCGAGCCGCTCAGTTGCAGAAAGCCTATGAATTTGTATGTCAAATGCCAATTTCACCCAACGCTATCATTTGGAGGACTCTCCTAGGGGCTTGCAGCATTCATGGTAATATCGAGTTGGCAGAGCTTGTGAAAGCAAGGCTTGCTGAGATGGATCCAAACAACTCTGGTGACCATGTACTGCTCTCCAATGTTTATGCTGTAGCAGGGAAATGGAAGGATGTTGCCAGCATAAGAAGAACAATGACTGAAAGGAGCATGAAAAAAACACCTGGTTGGAGCATGATTGAAATTGACAAAGTCATATATGGTTTTGTGGCAGGTGAAAAGCCGAACGAGGTTACAGAAGAGGCTCATAGTAAATTGAGGGAAATCATGCTGAGACTCAGAGCAGAAGTAGGCTATGCGCCACAAGTAAGGAGTGTCTTGCATGATATTGAAGAGGAGGAAAAAGAGGATTCGGTGTCTAAGCACAGCGAGAAGCTTGCTGCAGCTTTTGGAATAGCAAAAGTTCCTAAGGGAAGGGTTTTAAGAATAGTGAAGAACCTGAGGGTTTGTGGGGACTGCCATACTTACATGAAGCTGATTTCTAAAGTTTATGAGGTAGAAATCATTGTGAGAGATAGAAGCCGCTTCCACTCATTCAAAGATGGTTTTTGTTCTTGCAGAGATTATTGGTGA